In a single window of the Nicotiana tomentosiformis chromosome 8, ASM39032v3, whole genome shotgun sequence genome:
- the LOC138898118 gene encoding uncharacterized protein has protein sequence MNFETIKVTHKVSAIVHSMDPKLEDPGAFTIPCTIENAEFAKALCDLGAYCEVDYEVPIILGRPFLALRKALCDVETGELTFRVGNEQLVFHVCKSMRQPNSNEVCSFVDLVIGVIVDDTSTTTNVGDMLEAVLLNFDDDEMDGFMEY, from the exons atgaattttgaaactatcaaagtcactcataaagtgagtgcaattgtgcattcaatggatcCTAAGTtagaggatcccggtgctttcacaattccttgtacaattgaaaatgccgagtttgctaaagctctttgtgatcttggagcat attgtgaagttgattatgaggtgccgattattcttggaagacctttccttgctttgaggaaggctctttgtgatgttgaaacCGGAgaactcaccttccgggtgggtaaTGAACAattggttttccatgtgtgtaagtccatgcggcaaccaaatagcaacgaggtgtgctcttttgtggacttggtgatcggggttattgttgatgatacgaGTACCACAaccaatgttggtgatatgttggaggccgtcttgctcaactttgatgatgacgagatggatggcttcatggaatactGA